From a single Streptomyces liliifuscus genomic region:
- a CDS encoding S41 family peptidase, whose product MSGRDLFCQPRRFGRGAALTLVFASVLAAGAATGSFDTPGRKNASPSAKSAPAGHQEDVADAAAEAMADGKSPVEAAERAVSRSGDRWGAVYSQGEYEEFEEALDGQYTGVGLWARRERDGRIEVTRVQSGSPAQAAGIRQGDRLRSIDGHRVDGRPVTEVVSLLRGDATDASAGTTVALGLERGTRTWRETLRRARLSTDSVTVRELPGGVTVIKVAAFTKGSGDLVRTAVADAPTGTGVVLDLRGNSGGLVTEAVTAASAFLDGGLVATYDVNGDQRALHADPGGDTTRPLVALVDGGTMSAAELLTGGLQDRGRAVVVGSRTFGKGSVQMPSRLPDGSVAELTVGHYRTPSGRGVDGRGITPDLEAEESALERAETVLSGLGDPS is encoded by the coding sequence ATGTCAGGCCGTGACCTGTTCTGTCAGCCCCGCCGTTTCGGCCGCGGGGCGGCCCTGACGTTGGTCTTCGCGAGCGTTCTCGCGGCGGGCGCCGCGACCGGCTCGTTCGACACCCCGGGCCGCAAGAACGCCTCCCCGTCCGCGAAGTCGGCCCCGGCGGGCCACCAGGAGGACGTCGCCGACGCCGCCGCCGAGGCGATGGCCGACGGCAAGTCCCCGGTCGAGGCCGCCGAGCGGGCCGTCAGCCGCAGCGGCGACCGCTGGGGCGCCGTCTACTCCCAGGGCGAGTACGAGGAGTTCGAGGAAGCCCTCGACGGCCAGTACACCGGCGTCGGCCTGTGGGCCCGGCGCGAGCGCGACGGACGTATCGAGGTGACCCGCGTGCAGTCCGGCTCGCCCGCGCAGGCCGCCGGGATCCGCCAGGGCGACCGGCTGCGCAGCATCGACGGCCACCGGGTCGACGGCAGGCCCGTCACGGAGGTGGTCTCATTACTGAGGGGCGACGCCACCGACGCGAGCGCCGGAACGACCGTCGCTCTCGGCCTTGAGCGCGGCACGCGCACATGGCGCGAGACCCTGCGCCGGGCCCGCCTGTCCACCGACTCCGTGACGGTCCGCGAACTGCCCGGCGGCGTCACCGTGATCAAGGTCGCCGCCTTCACCAAGGGTTCCGGAGACCTCGTACGGACCGCCGTGGCCGACGCCCCCACGGGCACCGGGGTCGTCCTGGACCTGCGCGGCAACTCCGGCGGCCTGGTCACCGAGGCCGTCACCGCCGCCTCCGCCTTCCTCGACGGCGGCCTCGTCGCCACGTACGACGTGAACGGCGACCAGCGTGCCCTGCACGCCGATCCCGGCGGTGACACCACCAGACCCCTGGTCGCGCTCGTCGACGGCGGCACGATGAGCGCGGCCGAGCTCCTCACGGGGGGCCTGCAGGACCGCGGCCGGGCGGTCGTCGTGGGCTCCAGGACCTTCGGCAAGGGCTCGGTCCAGATGCCGAGCCGGCTGCCCGACGGCTCCGTCGCCGAGCTGACCGTCGGGCACTACCGCACCCCCTCCGGCCGCGGCGTCGACGGCCGCGGCATCACTCCCGACCTGGAGGCCGAGGAGAGCGCGCTGGAGCGGGCCGAGACCGTACTGAGCGGGCTCGGCGACCCCTCGTAG
- the smpB gene encoding SsrA-binding protein SmpB, translated as MYVPKESQPKQGGGTSGKVKDGKRKIVAQNKKARHDYAIIDTYEAGLVLTGTEVKSLRQGRASLTDGFVQIDGNEAWLHNAHIPEYSQGTWTNHTVRRKRKLLLHREEIDKLASKSEETGHTIVPLALYFKDGRAKAEIALARGKKEYDKRQTLREKQDRRESDRAIAAAKRKQRGE; from the coding sequence ATGTACGTACCGAAAGAATCCCAGCCGAAGCAGGGAGGGGGCACCTCCGGCAAGGTCAAGGACGGCAAGCGCAAGATCGTCGCGCAGAACAAGAAGGCGCGGCACGACTACGCCATCATCGACACCTACGAGGCCGGGCTCGTCCTCACCGGCACGGAGGTGAAGTCCCTGCGCCAGGGCCGGGCCTCGCTGACCGATGGCTTCGTCCAGATCGACGGGAACGAGGCGTGGCTGCACAACGCCCACATCCCGGAGTACAGCCAGGGCACGTGGACCAACCACACCGTGCGCCGCAAGCGGAAGCTGCTCCTGCACCGCGAGGAGATCGACAAGCTGGCGTCGAAGTCCGAGGAGACGGGTCACACGATCGTGCCCCTCGCCCTCTACTTCAAGGACGGCCGCGCGAAGGCCGAGATCGCGCTCGCCCGGGGCAAGAAGGAGTACGACAAGCGGCAGACCCTCCGCGAGAAGCAGGACCGGCGGGAGTCGGACCGGGCCATCGCGGCGGCCAAGAGGAAGCAGCGGGGCGAGTAG